The genomic window CCCGAACGCCCAGACGATCAGCGGCCCCGTGGCGATGATCGGGATTGAGCGCAGCGCGATCGACAGCGGAAGCACCACCCGCGCGAGGCGCGGCAGAAGCGTCAGCAGCAGGGCCAGCCCCGCGCCCAGCCCCAGTCCCGCCAGATAGCCCGGCCCGGCCAGCGCCAGTGTCTCTCCGAGCGCCCCGAAGAGGCGCGCGCGCTGCGCCCCGGCACCGGCACCAGTGACCAGGTAGCTCCAGACATCCTCGGGGCGTTTTGCAAAGAAGCGCGGCACGCCGAAAAGCTCCATGCTGCCTTTCCAGATCAGCAGCGTCACGCCAAGCGCCAGCAGCGCCTGCGCGGGTGCGTCCCAGACTCGCCGGCCGCGCGCGACGGGCGGTGCCATGAGCACCTCGGGCGGAGCAAGGTCGAGACGTCGGCCAAGCGCGCCGACCGCCGCGAAGGCCAGCATGGAAACACCGGCCGCGATCACCGCGATGGCCCATGTCGCAGGCAGGTCGAGCGCCCGCAGCGCCCGCACTGTCAGCACGCCAAGCCCGCGCTCGGCGCCGGTGAACTCGCCGACCATCGCCCCGAGAAAGGCCGCCGGGGCGGCGATCTGCAGACCGGCAACGAGGTAAGGCAGCGCCGCGGGCAGCCGGACTTCGCGCAGCGCGATCATTCGTCCGCGTCCGTAGCTGCGCAGCAGGTCGAACCAGCCCTGCGGGGCGGCGCGCAGCCCCACGAGGACAGGCAGAAAGGTGGTGTAATAGACTGCCAGGGCCGCCAGCGTTACCTGCGGGCCGCTGCCCGGCCCGTAGAGCACGCGCAGGATCGGCCCCGTGGCCACGAGCGGCAGGCAAAAGACCAGCAGCGCCAACGTCGAAAGAAGCCGTTCGCCGCGCGGCAGCAGCACCGCCAGCAGCGCCAGCAGCACCCCGGCAAGATTGCCCCAGAAGAACCCAAGCGCCGCCGAGGCCAACGTGGTGCCCAGTGCCCGCCAGAGCAGCCCGGCGTTGTTGGCCGCATAGGCGACGATCTGACTCGGTGCCGCGATGATGAAACTGCCCGCGGTTGCGCGGGCGGCGCCCTCCCAGATCAGCAGGACCAGCAGCAGACCGAGCCCGCGCGGCAGCGGACGCGCCCGGCGCAGAGCGGTGCGGCCGCCGCGCAGGGCTCCTCGGCCTGCGCTCATTGCGCCGCGACACTTTCGGGGTATTGGTGGTCGCGCAGCGCATCCGTCACCTGCGTACAGAGCGCGCGAAACTCTCCCGAGGCCAGTGCTTCTGGACCGCGCGGCCGCGGCAGGCGCACCGGGATGTCTGCGGCGACGCGCGCCGGGCGCGGGGTCAGCACGATCACCCGGTCCGACAGGCGCACCGCCTCGGCCACCGAATGGGTCACCAGGACCGACGTCGCACCACGCGCTTCCCAGAGCGGCGGCAACTCGGCGTTGAGCCGGTCGCGGGTCAGCGCATCCACCGCCGCGAAAGGCTCGTCGAGCAGCAGGAGCTCGGGTTCTCCGGCCAGGGCGCGGGCGATGGCGGCGCGCTGGCGCATGCCGCCAGACAGTTCCGCCGGGCGGCGGCGCTCGAAGCCAGACAGCCCGACCAGCGTGATGAGCTCGGCGATCATCTCGGGGTCGCGCGGTTTGCGCGCCAACGCCCGCCCCAACGCAATATTGCTCTCGACCGTGCGCCATGGCAGGAGCGCCGCATCCTGAAAGGCGACGGCCAGACCGGCACGTTGGCGCAGCTCGTCGGGGCTCTCTGCACCGATGGTGATCCGTCCCTCGGATGGCCGCTCGAGCCCCGCGATCAGCCGCAGCAACGTCGACTTCCCGCACCCCGAGGGCCCCACCAGCGCGGTCATTTGCCCGCCGTCGAGAACGAGATCGACCTGCGCCACCGCCTCGACCGGTCGGCCCGCCCCCGCAAAGCTCTTGGCCACCCCGACAAGATGGATATCGGGGAAGCCCTCGGGAGACTGGCTCATTGGCCCACAGCGACCCGCGCGGTCGCGTGACGCGTCCTATCCATGCACCTCCTCCAGAATGGAGCGGTCCCAAAGATCGGGCGAGACGGGTTTGCCCAAAAGCGCCAGCGTCTCGACGTTGGCGGCGACGGTCTCGTCCGTGAACCAGCCGAACCCCTCCGCCTCAGTCAGCTCCGAGAACATCAGCGGCACCTGCCGCTCGGCCTGCAGCTTCTGCGTCGCGAGATCGAGACCTGCTTCGGGGAACATCTCGACGGTGAGCGCGGCGGCGGCTTCGGGATCGGCCTGGTAGTCCTGCCAGCCCATGACATCGCCCTTCATTAGCGCGACAAGCTGGTCACGGCGGTTGGCGAGGTTGTCCTCGGTGGCGATGTAGGTCTGCGAATGCACCGCGTAGCCGTGATCGGCGAGCAGCATGGTGACGCACTCCACGCCCTGCATCTCCATCGCCACGGGCAGGTCGGTGGCCCAGCACAGCAGGCAGTCCACTTGCCCCTGCACCAGCGGCGCGGCGTCGTATTGGGTCGGCACCACCTCGATCTCGTCGATCTTCACGCCGTTGATCTCGCAGAGCGCTTCCAGCACCGGGGTATTGGCCAGCGCCATGCCGATCTTCTTGCCGACCAGGTCGGCAGGGCTGTTAACCGGGTTGTCCGGCAGCGAGGCAATGGCGAAAGGGTTCTTCTGCATGGCCACGCCAATGATCTTGAATGGCGCACCCTGGTTCACCGCCGCAGCCGTGTAATCCGCCGCCGAGATGCCGATCAGCGCTGTGCCCGCGACCACCGGCGGCTCAACCGGCGCGTTTGGTCCGCCGGGCAGCAGCGAAACGTCGAGTCCCGCCTCGCTCCAGTAGCCGTTCTTGAGGGCGATATAGCTGCCGCCGAACTGCACCGAGTGCAGCCAAGACAGTTGCAGGGCGACGGGGTCCTGCGCGCTCGCGCGCCGCGGCGCCAGCAGCGTGGCTCCGGCCGCGGACAGCGCTCCCCCAAGAAAAAGGCGGCGTGTGGGTGTCAGAAAATGCATGGGACCCTCCCGGTTGGAAAAGAGACTAGCTTAATCAGGGGTTGAGGCAATGCCGACAGAGGTCCGTGGTGCCGTCTGCGGCGCGCGGCGCAGGAAAAAGGCCCCGGGCAGCGCCGCACACAGGCTGATGAGGCCGAAGGTGATACTGGCCGCCAACCCCGCCCCGGCGTCCAAGCCGGCAATCGGAAAGAGCGCCGCCGCCGCGCCCTCGCGCCAACCCCAGCCGGCGACAGAGGCCGGCAAAAGCATCGCGGCCAGGATCAGCGGCACGATGAGCGCGGCCTTGCCTATGGGCAGTTGGCTGCAGCTGGCGAGCGTGGCGGTGACGAAGGCGGCCACGGTCAGCACGGCGATCACGAGCGACAGCGCTGCCTGCGCGGGCCAGTCGTCCAGGAGTGCCGTGTGCGCGGCCCTGCGCCAGCCATGCGCCCGACCCCTGCGGCTGGCAAGCAGCAGGGCAAGCGCGCCCGGCAGCATGGCCAATGCCGCGGCGGGCAGCCAAAGGCTGGCCGAGAGCCCCGCGACCTGCGCCGGACGTTCTGACCCCGCGAGCAATAGAACAGCGCCCGAGAGAGCGACCATCGCCATGCCCGCCTGCCCCGCCGCGCGTTCCAGCACCACTGCCTGCGCGGCGCGGCTCAGCGGGCCGCTCCGGCGGCTGCGCGCGGCCCGCGCCGCGTCGCCAAGCACGCCTCCGGGCAGGGTCTGGTTGACAAATTGCGCCATGTAATACTCTCGCACCGCCTCGCTCCGCGGCAGCTCAAGCCCCAGGGCCTTGGCGGTCCGCTGCCAGCGCAGCGCCGACAACAGCGTGACCGCGTTGAGCAGCCCCAGCGTGGCCAGCCCCCAACCTGGCGCGAGGTCCAAGAGCCTCTGCAGAGCTTCGCGCCCTTCGGCAAGCCAGAGACAGAGCCCGATCAGCGCGAGCGGCAGACAAAGACGCAGCGCACTCATGATCCGTCTGCCCGCATCTCGGCGCCCGCTTTGCTGGTCGCGCGCAAGAACCGGTCTCGGAACGCGGCCATCGGCCAAACCCCCTGCGCGGCAGCGGGCTGCAACCCCTCTGCCCAGCCCCATTCATCGAAGAGGCGTAGCGTATCCGCCGGGCCGATGAGATGGATGGGCACATCCTTGCCGCCCGCCTGCGCAACGAATTCGGCGGGCTGATGGTCGCCGAGCAGGATAAGAAGCGGCGGTAGGCCGCGTGGCAGCGTTGCCCAAGAAAGCACCGTGCGCAGCGTATAATCGAGCGAGCGGCCATAGTGATCGCGGATGCGGTCCGGATCGGCCCAGACCTGCTTTGGGCTGGGTCCGAGAGTGGCCTCGGCGTCGAACACACTGCCATCGCCAACCTTTTCCCAGGGCACCATGTGCGGCACCGGCGTCCAGGGCGCATGGCTGGAGATCAGGGCGATCTCGGTCATCAGCGGCTCTTCATGATCGAGGGTCGCCCGGTCGAAAGCCGCCAGCGTGTACTGGTCGGGCATGGTCACCCAGTTGAAGGGCAGCCCGCGATAGCCGAGGTCGGCGGCGGCGCGGATCTCCTGAAACCCCATGGCCGGCCCCTCGGGCCAGTCCATCACGATCGCCGGGGCCACCGCCATCGTCCGGTAGCCCGAGCGCGCCGCGAGGGTGAACAGGGTCTGCCGCGCGCTCGCCAGAAAGGCGCGATAGCGCCGCTGGTCGCTGACCTGCACGCCCGCCGCGAGCGTCGCATGGGCCAGCCAGCTCTGGCCGCCCTGCACCGGCGAGGCCAGCCAGCCGGAGCGCGCCGCCAGCCCGGCCTGCGCCAGCGCCGCCTCTCCGGCGTGCAGCGTGGCGAGATGGCGCGGCGCATAGAGCGGGTTGTCAAAGGCCGCGCGTCCGTAGCTTTCGGCATAGACGATCACCACCGGGCGCCCCGCGAGTTTCGACAGAAGATTGCCGCGGCGGGCCCAGGGATCCTCGGCGGCGGCGCGCTCGAACTCGGCCAATGCGGCGCGCGCGCGCGCGAAGCCCCGGATATGCTCGGCCGCCAGCCGCGCGGTGAACGCGCTGCCGGGCGGGCGCCAGCCCTGCCAGCCATTGAGCGCCGTGCGGATCTCGGCGGCGCAGAGCAGCGCGAACACCAGCGCGACCCCGCCCGCCAAGAGCCGCAGGCCGCCCAGGAGCCGACTGCCGCTGCGGGCCCACAACCGCAGCGCACGGTAGAGAAGGATCATCGCGCCGCCCAGCAGCAGCGCCAGCGCTGCGCCAATCGCCAGAGTGCCCGCCAGTCCCGCGCTGCCGCGCAGCAAATGCGCCGCGGCCGGCACAAGATGCATGTCCGCCAGCGGATCGAAGCCCCGACCGAAGGCGGCATAGGCGGAAAGATCGGCCAATTTGAGCATCGTGATCAGGGTGAGCGCCGCGGTGGCTGCGATTGCCAGCGGCCGGGCGTGCCCGCCAAGCGCCAGCATGCCCAGCAGCAGCACCGGCAATTCCAGCGGCACCATCGCCAACGCGGGCCAGTGCAAGGCATCCGGGTGGTTCGGCAGGACCAGGACAAGATCGACAAGCACCGCCGAGAGGAAAAGCGCCAGCCAGAGGCGGAGCGTCGCTGCCGTGCCGGGCCCGGTCACCGCCGCCTCGCCAGCCAGAGAACGTCGCGCGCGAAGGACCACACCAGCAGCGCCAGTGCCAGCAGCGCCGCGACCTCGGACCACGGCGGCACGGCCACCGGCGCGAGCAGCGTCGCCAGCACCGCGATCTGCACCACGCAAACCAACTTGCGGCGGACCCTCTGAGGCAATGGAGCGTTCAGCCACGGCCAGAGCATGCTCGCGGTCACGAAAAGGTAACGCAAGCTGCCCAGAAGCAGCACCCAGCCTCCCGCCGCGCCGCTGCGCCATGCGACCGCCGCGAGCAACAGGGCAAAGACGCTGTCGACCTCCATGTCGAACCGCGCGCCCCATGGTCCATCCAGTCCGCTTCGCCGGGCCAGCGGGCCGTCGACCCCATCGAGCGCCAAAGTGAGCAAGGCGAGGCAGAAGAAACCCCAGCCCGACGCGCCCTCGGTCAGCCCGGGGCGCGCCAAGGGCACAAGCATGAGCGCCGCCAGCGCCAGCCTGCCGAGGGTGAGCGCATTGGCACAGCCGAGCCGCGGCGCGGTCCAGTGCCGCAGCAGGAAGTGCCCCGAGATGCACGCCCCCAACCCAAAGCCCAGCACTGGCAGCAGCATCGCCGATCCGACCAGCCACCACGACAGCGCAAAGAGCGCGATCGCAAAGCCAGTGGCCAGCAGCACCAGGGACGCGAAAGGCGTCCTTGCGCCGCTCAGAGCCGGGGCGCGCTGCAGGTGGGGCGGCGGCAGATCCATTTCGAATGAAGTGCTGCCATGTCAGAGCCTGTCAAGCACCGCCCTTTACGTTGGGGCAGATACTCACTACGCTGTGACAGCTCAGAACCGGGAGGTCGGCGCATGGCAAGCCTGTCCCAGACAGGGCATTCCCCTCGCTATTCACGTGCGGCTCGGGTGCTGCACTGGCTGACGGTACTGCTCGTCTTCACCACCATCCCCGCGGGGCTGATCATGGTGCAGGAAGGGCTGCCCCGGGCGCAGCAAGACGCGCTCTTTCTCTTTCACAAGAACATCGGCCCGATCATCCTGTTGCTTGTCGCTTTGCGGCTCGCGCTGCGGCTGATCTTTCCACCGCCCCCGCTTCCCGCCACAGTACCGGCGCTGCAGGCGCTGGCGGCGAAGGGGGTGCACTGGCTGCTCTACATCGTGCTGGTGGCGATGGTGATCTCCGGCATCGTCCGGGTGCAGGCCGGCGGGTTCCCGATGGAACTCTGGGACCCGCTGCTCGGCGGAATGGTTGGCAAGGACGAGGCGCTGGCAAAATCCGCCAGCGGCTTTCATGAGCTGGCCAAGAGCGTGCTGATCGTGCTGATCGCCCTGCACATGGGCGCCGCCGCGCTACACGGGCTGGTAAAGCGCGACGGGGTGTTCAGCCGCATGTGGCCGCCCGCCTGATCTTTCAGCCTTCATCCCGCCATGCCTCTGCTTCGGCTGCAGCAAATAGGCTCGGACGCGGAAGGCACGGCTGTGAAACAGCTTGATGTGCGCGGCGCTGCCGACGCAGGGCGGACTGCCGTCCGGCGGCATCGGGCGGCGCAGGCCGCAACGAGACGCCGGGAAACCGCTCCTTCTCCGTGGCGACGAAAAGGCCGCAATCGAGAGGTCTGACGCTGCCCCTCTCTCTGGTTCAGAAGGTGCCGGTGCTCGGCGCCTGCGATGCAGACACCCGCGACAATCGTGCGCGCCCCGCCCTCGGCAGGTTATTCCGCGCTCTCACCCCCCGCGATCGACGTCTTCACGGCGGCCGCCATGTAATCGACGAAGAGTCTGATCTTCGGGTCCTGCAATTTCCGGTGCTGGAAGAGGCAACCGAGAGTCGAAGGCATCGGCGGCGTGTCGGGCAGCACCTCGATCAGCGCGCCGCTGCGCAGATGCTGCGCGACCTCGAGCCGCGGCCGGTTGACGATGCCATGGCCGTCCAGCGCCCAGCGGGTCAGCACGTCGCCGTCGTCAGCATCGAAGGGGCCCTCCACCTCGAGCCGCCGCAACCCCGTGGCGGTCCTTAGCTGCCAGAAATACTCCGGCGAACGGGGATACCGCAGAAGCAGGCAATTGTGCCGCCCCCCGAGCAGGTCCTCGGGCGCGGCGGGGATGCCGCGTTTTTCGAGATAGGCAGGCGCGGCGCAGAGCACGCGCGGGCAATCATGAATGTGCCGCAACTTGAGGTTTGAATCCTTCGGCACCCCGAGGAAGAAGGCCACGTCAAGCCGCTCGCCCATCATGTCTACCAGCCGGTCCGACAGGCGCATCTGCACCTGCACTTCGGGATATCTTTCTGTGAACTCGGGCACCAGCGGCGCGATGATGCGCCGCCCGATCCCCAGCGGCGCCGTCACCCGCAGCGCGCCGCGCGGCGTCTCGGAGAAATTTGCCACCACCGCTTCGGCCTCGTCCACTGAGGCCAGCACCGTGCGCGCCTGATCGTAGAACACGCGACCAACCTCGGTCGGGGTGATCGACCGGGTGGTGCGGTTGAAGAGCCGGACGCCGAGCCGACTTTCCAGTTCCTTGATCCGCTTGCTCGCCACCGCCGGTGTCAGCCGCAGATCGCGTCCGCCCGATGTGATGCTGCCCAGTTCGACCACTCGGACAAACACCCGCAGGCTCTCGATGTATTGCATGGTTCGGCTCCTCTGCCCCGGCATACTACGCGCCGCGACAGATCATTATCAACGATCTGTATAAAGTCCTTGGCGAAACCACGCGTATTCAGAGAGAGTGCCTTGCGCTAGCGTCGCCTCCGATCACCCAGCCACATGCTCAGCCACGGAGGGATGCATGACGCACCGAAGCGAGATCCGCTTTCTGCTCAACGGGAGGGCTGTGAGCCTGCAACAGGTTCCCGCCAGCCAGACCCTGCTCGACTTTCTGCGGATCGAGCGCCGCCTCACGGGCACCAAGGAAGGCTGCGCCGAGGGCGACTGCGGCGCCTGCACCGTGCTGGTCGGCCGCCTGCACGAGGGCGCGCTTCGCTACGAAGCGGTCAACGCCTGCATCCGCTTCACCGCCTCGCTCGACGGCTGCCATGTGGTGACGGTCGAACACCTCTCGGGCCGCGACGGTGCGCTGCACCCGGTGCAGCGGGCGATGGTCGAGCATCACGGCGCGCAATGCGGCTTCTGCACTCCGGGCATCATCATGTCGCTCTACGCGCTCTGGATGCAGACCCCGCAGCCGACCGAAACGCAGGTGGAAACCGCGCTTCAGGGCAACCTCTGCCGATGCACAGGCTACGCACCGATCATCCGCGCCGCCGTGGCGGCAAGCCAGTACGGCACGCCGGAGGCCGATCACCTCACGCTCGAGCGGGACCGCGTTACCGCCGAGCTGACAGCGCTGAAGGACGGGCGCCGCGTCGAGACCGGCCCCGACGACAACCGCGCCATCCTCCCCGCCGATCTTGATGATTTCGCCGCCGCCTATGCCGCGCACCCGCAGGCGACGGTGATCGCCGGATCCACCGATGTCGGTCTCTGGGTCACCAAGTTCCTGCGCCCGATATCGCCGGCGATCTTCATCGCCCATCTGCCCGAGCTGAAATCTGTCGAGGTCAGCCCGGAGGCGATCACCCTTGGATCTGGTGTCAGCTATTCCGAACTGCAGCCACTGATCGCCGAGCACCTGCCGCATCTTTCCGCGTACTGGGACCGCATCGCCGGCTGGCAGGTGCGCAACATGGGCACGATCGGCGGCAATATCGCCAATGGCTCGCCCATTGGCGACACACCCCCGGTGCTGATCGCGCTTGGCGCCGAGGTCACGCTGCGCCGCGGCGCCGCGCGCCGGAACCTGCCGCTGGAGGCGTTCTTCATCGACTACGGCAAGCAGGACCGCCGCCCTGGCGAGTTTGTCGAGAGCATCCGCATTCCCTTGCCGTCCCCCGCCACCCGCTGCGCCGCCTACAAGATCTCGAAACGCCGCGACGAGGACATCTCCGCCGTCGCCGCGGGACTCAGCGTGACGGTGAAAGGCGGGATGATCACCGACGCCCGCATCGCGCTTGGCGGCATGGCCGCGACGCCGAAACGCGCCGCAACCGCCGAGGCCGCGTTGCAGGGCCAGCCGTGGAGCGAGGCGACCTTTGCCGCTGCCGCGCGCGCCATGTCCGAGGATTTCGCCCCGCTCAGCGATTGGCGGGCCAGCGCAGACTACCGGATGCGTGTCGCGCAGAACCTGCTGCGGCGGTTTTTTCTCGAACAGGACGGTTTGCCCGTCCGCCTGAGCGCCTGAGGGAGGAAAATCATGAAACATCAGCCCAACATCCGCGGCGCGGTCCACGAGGACCGCCAGCACGACAGCGCGATCAAGCACGTCCAGGGCCTTGCCGAGTACACCGACGACATCGCCGAGCCGGTGGGCACGCTACATGCCTATCTCGGCGTGTCCACCGTCGCCCATGCCACGCTGAAGGGTCTCGACCTCTCGGAGGTGCGCGCCGCCCCCGGCGTCGTCGACGTGCTCACTGCCGCCGACATCCCCGGCCACAACGACATCAGCCCCACCGGGCGCGGCGACGAGCCAGTGTTCCCTACGGAACAGATCGAGTTTCACGGTCAGCCGCTGTTTGCAGTGATCGCCGAAACCCGCGATGCCGCCCGCCGCGCCGCCGCCTTGGCAAAGGTCACCGCAGACCCGCTGCCCCACGCTCTGGACCCGATCGCGGCGCAGGCGGCGGGCTATCCGCTCGTCACCGAGCCACTGAAGCTCGAGCGCGGCGAGGTCGAGAGCGCGATGGCTGCCGCGCCGCACCGCCTTCAGGGGCGGATCTCGGTCGGCGGGCAGGACCACATGTACCTCGAGGGCCAGATCGCCTTTGCCCTGCCGGGCGAGGACGAGGACGTGATGGTGCATTGCTCGACCCAGCATCCCAGCGAGGCGCAGCACATGGTGGCGCATGTGCTCGGCGTCCCAAGCAACGCCGTGGTGGTCAACGTACGGCGCATGGGCGGCGGCTTCGGCGGCAAGGAAAGCCAGATGAACCTCTTCGCCGTGGTCGCGGCCCTGGCCGCCAAGCGCCTGAACCGACCGGTGAAAATTCGCCCCGACCGCGATCAGGACATGACCGCCACCGGCAAGCGGCACGACTTCGTCATCGACTACGACGTGGCTTTCGACGGCGCGGGCCGCATTCGCGCGGTCGACGGCAGCTTCGCGGCCCGCTGCGGCTGGTCCTCGGACCTTTCCGGCCCGGTCACCGACCGCGCGCTCTTCCATGCCGACAATGCCTATTTCTATCCGCATGTCCGGCTGCAGAGCCGCCCGATGAAGACCAACACCGTCTCGAACACCGCCTTCCGCGGCTTCGGCGGGCCGCAGGGCGTCGTCGCTGCCGAGCGGATGATCGAGGAGATCGCCTATGCGCTCGGCAAGGACCCGCTGGAGGTGCGCAAGGCAAACTTCTACGGCGATGCTCACGACGGGCGGAACCTGACCCCCTACCATCAGGAGGTCACCGACAACATCATCGGCCGGGTCGTCTTGGAGTTGGAGGAAAGCTGCGCCTACCAGCAGCGCCGCCACGATATTCTTGGCTTCAACGCGCAGGGGGGCGTGCTGCGCAAGGGCATCGCGCTGACGCCGGTGAAGTTCGGCATCTCCTTCACCGCCACCCATTACAATCAGGCTGGCGCGCTGATCCACGTCTACTCGGACGGCTCGATCCATCTCAACCACGGCGGCACCGAGATGGGCCAGGGGCTCAACACCAAGGTGGCGCAGGTGGTGGCCGATGCCTTCCAGGTGGATTTTGAGCGCATCAAGATCACCCGCACCACCACCGAGAAGGTGCCCAACACGTCTGCCACCGCGGCCTCGTCGGGCTCGGACCTTAATGGCATGGCGGCGCTCGATGCCGCCGAGCAGATCAAGGCGCGGCTGGTGGAGTTCGCCGCGGGGCACTGGGGCGTGACGCCGGCAGAGGTGCGCTTCGTGCCGGGCCATGTGCAGGTGGGCGCGCAGCTTCTGCCGTGGGAGCAAGTGATCAAGGCCGCCTACATGGCGCGCGTGCACCTCTCTGCGGCTGGCTTTTACAAGACGCCCGACATCCACTGGGATCGCGCGGCAGGCAAGGGGCGCCCGTTCTATTACTACGCCTATGGCGCGTCCTGCTCGGAAGTGACCATCGACACGCTGACCGGTGAATACCGCGTCGAGCGCACCGACATCCTGCACGACGTGGGCCGTTCGCTGAACCCGGTACTCGACCGCGGCCAGATCGAGGGCGCCTTCGTCCAGGGCATGGGCTGGCTGACCACTGAAGAGCTCTGGTGGGACGACAAGGGCGCGCTGCGCACCCATGCGCCCTCGACCTACAAGATCCCGCTCGCCTCGGACCGTCCGCGCGTCTTCAACGTGAACCTCGCCGAGTGGTCGCAGAACCGCGAGCGCACCATCAAGCGCAGCAAGGCCGTGGGCGAGCCGCCCTTCATGCTGGGCATCTCGGTCTTCGAAGCG from Alloyangia pacifica includes these protein-coding regions:
- the xdhB gene encoding xanthine dehydrogenase molybdopterin binding subunit, with translation MKHQPNIRGAVHEDRQHDSAIKHVQGLAEYTDDIAEPVGTLHAYLGVSTVAHATLKGLDLSEVRAAPGVVDVLTAADIPGHNDISPTGRGDEPVFPTEQIEFHGQPLFAVIAETRDAARRAAALAKVTADPLPHALDPIAAQAAGYPLVTEPLKLERGEVESAMAAAPHRLQGRISVGGQDHMYLEGQIAFALPGEDEDVMVHCSTQHPSEAQHMVAHVLGVPSNAVVVNVRRMGGGFGGKESQMNLFAVVAALAAKRLNRPVKIRPDRDQDMTATGKRHDFVIDYDVAFDGAGRIRAVDGSFAARCGWSSDLSGPVTDRALFHADNAYFYPHVRLQSRPMKTNTVSNTAFRGFGGPQGVVAAERMIEEIAYALGKDPLEVRKANFYGDAHDGRNLTPYHQEVTDNIIGRVVLELEESCAYQQRRHDILGFNAQGGVLRKGIALTPVKFGISFTATHYNQAGALIHVYSDGSIHLNHGGTEMGQGLNTKVAQVVADAFQVDFERIKITRTTTEKVPNTSATAASSGSDLNGMAALDAAEQIKARLVEFAAGHWGVTPAEVRFVPGHVQVGAQLLPWEQVIKAAYMARVHLSAAGFYKTPDIHWDRAAGKGRPFYYYAYGASCSEVTIDTLTGEYRVERTDILHDVGRSLNPVLDRGQIEGAFVQGMGWLTTEELWWDDKGALRTHAPSTYKIPLASDRPRVFNVNLAEWSQNRERTIKRSKAVGEPPFMLGISVFEALSMAVASVADYRECPRLDAPATPERVLLAVERLAGRS